A region from the Volucribacter amazonae genome encodes:
- the wecA gene encoding UDP-N-acetylglucosamine--undecaprenyl-phosphate N-acetylglucosaminephosphotransferase, with product MWLNLLLTFLCSFLTIMLARPLAIKWGLVDKPNYRKRHQGAIPLIGGLALFMGNLCFYLLAWDQTRLPYLYLFCVLVLLVIGVLDDRFDISPLLRASIQALLAIAMVWFGDIYLNNLGQVIGPFQVQLGFIGIVITIFVTIAVINAFNMIDGIDGLLSGLSCVSFAAIGILMLRDNQQDLAFWCFALILAILPYALFNLNVFGQAKKVFMGDSGSTLIGFTMIWILLLSTQGQGHPMNPVTALWVIAIPLIDMVAIIFRRLRKGKSPFRPDRLHIHHLMVRAGLTHRQAFLVITLFSALCAGFGILGEVYYINEWIMFILFIGLFFLYSYSIMHAWRVTRWLRRLKRRALRRKNYQKS from the coding sequence ATGTGGTTGAATTTATTATTGACCTTTCTCTGTTCATTTTTAACCATTATGTTAGCAAGACCCCTCGCCATTAAATGGGGGTTAGTAGATAAACCCAATTACCGTAAGCGTCATCAGGGGGCAATACCGCTGATAGGGGGCTTAGCGTTGTTTATGGGCAATTTATGCTTTTATCTTTTGGCTTGGGATCAAACACGCTTACCTTATCTTTATTTATTTTGCGTGTTAGTGTTATTGGTCATTGGCGTGTTAGATGACCGTTTTGATATTAGCCCCTTGTTACGAGCCAGTATTCAAGCCTTGCTTGCCATTGCAATGGTATGGTTTGGCGATATTTATCTTAATAATCTCGGACAGGTTATTGGGCCTTTTCAAGTTCAACTTGGCTTTATCGGCATTGTGATTACCATATTTGTTACCATTGCAGTGATTAATGCTTTTAATATGATTGACGGCATTGACGGATTATTAAGCGGTTTATCCTGCGTATCCTTTGCCGCTATTGGGATTTTAATGTTAAGAGATAATCAACAGGATCTGGCATTTTGGTGTTTTGCCTTGATTTTAGCGATCTTGCCTTATGCCTTGTTTAACCTCAATGTGTTTGGGCAAGCGAAAAAAGTCTTTATGGGCGACTCAGGTAGCACCTTAATTGGTTTTACCATGATTTGGATTTTATTGCTCAGCACCCAAGGGCAAGGACACCCTATGAACCCTGTTACCGCATTATGGGTTATTGCTATTCCGCTGATTGATATGGTTGCCATTATTTTTCGCCGTTTACGCAAGGGCAAAAGCCCATTCCGCCCTGATCGCTTACATATTCATCATTTAATGGTAAGAGCAGGCTTAACGCATCGGCAAGCTTTTTTAGTGATAACCTTATTTTCCGCACTTTGTGCAGGATTTGGCATTTTAGGGGAAGTGTATTATATCAATGAATGGATTATGTTTATCCTCTTTATTGGTTTATTTTTCCTCTATTCATACAGTATTATGCACGCTTGGCGAGTAACTCGCTGGTTACGCCGCCTGAAACGGCGTGCGTTACGGCGTAAAAATTATCAAAAGTCATAA
- a CDS encoding YdcF family protein: protein MFELTKLLSAIILPPFSLILMAILALLLYKLKYPKWACAFASTALLMFYILSLPYTAEKLSDSLISEEIPSQQDYQQAQAIVVLGGGLRDSKELFASITLPALSLERLRYAAYLHQVTQLPILVTGSAPNGNSEAKVMAQELQTFFHTPVKWQENKAMNTKQNALFTAQLLLPEHIHKIILVTHEWHMQRAKWLFEQQGFEVLPAPVGHGKIPASYGLSYMHFIPQASALNTNTQLLKEWLGYWKEKWGK, encoded by the coding sequence ATGTTTGAGCTAACGAAACTGCTTAGTGCTATTATTCTACCGCCCTTTAGTCTTATCTTAATGGCAATACTTGCTCTCTTATTATACAAATTAAAATATCCCAAATGGGCTTGTGCCTTTGCCAGTACAGCATTGCTAATGTTTTATATATTAAGCCTACCCTATACAGCAGAAAAATTAAGTGATAGCCTTATTAGCGAAGAAATCCCAAGCCAACAAGATTATCAACAAGCCCAAGCCATTGTGGTCTTAGGCGGTGGATTAAGGGATAGCAAAGAGTTATTCGCCAGTATTACCTTGCCAGCCCTGAGCTTAGAACGCCTGCGTTATGCCGCCTATTTACACCAAGTTACCCAGCTACCCATTTTAGTTACTGGCTCTGCTCCTAATGGCAATTCTGAGGCAAAAGTGATGGCACAAGAATTGCAAACCTTTTTCCATACCCCAGTAAAATGGCAAGAAAATAAAGCGATGAACACCAAACAAAATGCCTTATTTACCGCTCAGCTTTTATTACCTGAACATATCCATAAGATTATTTTAGTTACCCACGAATGGCATATGCAACGCGCAAAATGGCTATTTGAGCAACAAGGTTTTGAAGTATTACCTGCCCCAGTAGGGCATGGCAAAATCCCCGCCAGCTATGGCTTATCCTATATGCACTTTATCCCTCAAGCTAGTGCCTTAAACACCAATACGCAATTATTAAAAGAATGGTTGGGGTATTGGAAAGAGAAATGGGGGAAGTAA
- a CDS encoding polysaccharide pyruvyl transferase family protein encodes MNNVLIELKQQLSKIADLIEDKQQVFYFDYPLHLNVGDLLIYAGTEQFFQDYQIDIRLRRCWQTFDIEEVKRQIKPSTTILCHGGGNFGDLYPALQQMRELLVKTFPDHRIIVLPQTAYFSDQTAREQSAAIFAQHQDCHLFARDLNTYQLMQSFSHKVQLCPDLAHQLYGLLPIQPQQEKSAEQNRKILYFLREDIEASQLEGRLQQHLGSNADIKDWQDILLARDHQLEKLCSKLAKLANKLQWAWLKNQINHFWYAYSQRIIQRCQQIFSQYDLVITSRLHGHIFSCLLGIPNQVCDNSYGKNIAYYQQWTKGIEYCQRYED; translated from the coding sequence ATGAATAACGTATTGATTGAATTAAAACAGCAATTAAGCAAAATTGCTGATTTGATTGAAGATAAACAGCAGGTTTTTTATTTTGATTATCCCTTACACCTCAATGTGGGGGATTTATTAATTTATGCTGGTACAGAGCAATTTTTCCAAGATTATCAGATTGATATTCGCCTTAGACGTTGTTGGCAAACCTTTGATATTGAAGAAGTTAAACGACAGATTAAACCTAGCACCACCATTTTATGCCATGGCGGTGGCAACTTTGGCGATCTTTATCCTGCTTTGCAACAAATGCGAGAATTATTGGTAAAAACCTTTCCTGATCATCGTATTATTGTGTTGCCACAAACTGCCTATTTTAGCGATCAAACCGCAAGGGAACAATCCGCCGCTATTTTTGCGCAACATCAGGATTGCCATTTATTTGCAAGGGATCTTAACACTTATCAACTGATGCAATCCTTTTCCCACAAGGTACAACTTTGCCCAGATTTGGCACATCAACTTTATGGTTTATTGCCAATTCAGCCTCAACAAGAAAAAAGTGCGGAGCAAAATAGAAAAATTTTATATTTTTTGCGTGAAGATATTGAGGCAAGCCAGCTAGAGGGGCGTTTACAACAACATTTAGGCAGCAACGCTGATATTAAGGATTGGCAAGATATTTTGTTAGCTCGTGATCATCAGCTGGAAAAATTATGCAGTAAATTAGCGAAGTTAGCCAATAAATTGCAATGGGCTTGGCTAAAAAATCAGATTAATCATTTTTGGTATGCTTATAGCCAAAGGATTATTCAGCGTTGCCAGCAGATTTTTAGCCAATATGATTTGGTAATAACTAGCCGTTTGCATGGGCATATTTTTTCTTGTTTATTAGGTATTCCTAATCAAGTTTGTGATAATTCTTATGGTAAGAATATTGCTTATTATCAGCAATGGACAAAAGGCATAGAGTATTGTCAGCGTTATGAAGATTGA
- a CDS encoding glycosyltransferase family 2 protein: MKFSVLMSLYDKEKPAFLAQCFDSLLSQTLAADEVVLVLDGNINTALQQVISQYQSQLPLKLVPLSQNVGLGKALNEGIKHCQHEWILRMDTDDICHPQRFAQQMAFIQAHQVDIVGTQLAEFEQDIEHITGKRYVPTTAEEIASFAKKRSPFNHPTVAYRKSMLQALGGYQHHLFLEDYNLWIRLIAQGYRVANLPEVLLYMRVGKGMIARRKGWTYMKSEWQLAKLKRQYHFDHCGNILWTWFLRSAIRLLPRDLLSLVYSLLHRKK; the protein is encoded by the coding sequence ATGAAATTTTCGGTTTTAATGTCTTTGTATGATAAAGAAAAGCCTGCGTTTTTAGCACAATGCTTTGACAGCTTATTATCACAAACCTTAGCTGCCGATGAAGTGGTTTTAGTGCTTGACGGTAACATTAATACTGCCTTACAACAGGTTATTAGCCAATATCAAAGCCAATTACCACTAAAACTTGTGCCGTTAAGTCAAAATGTCGGCTTGGGTAAAGCCTTGAATGAGGGGATTAAACATTGCCAGCACGAATGGATCTTGCGTATGGATACCGACGATATTTGCCACCCACAACGTTTTGCCCAGCAAATGGCATTTATTCAAGCTCATCAAGTGGATATTGTGGGTACACAATTAGCTGAGTTTGAACAAGATATAGAGCATATAACAGGAAAGCGTTATGTGCCGACAACCGCAGAGGAGATTGCTAGTTTTGCTAAAAAACGTAGCCCTTTTAATCACCCCACAGTGGCTTATCGCAAGAGTATGTTACAAGCCTTGGGCGGTTACCAGCATCATCTTTTTTTGGAAGATTATAATTTATGGATACGTTTGATTGCACAAGGCTATCGTGTGGCTAACTTACCTGAAGTTTTGCTTTATATGCGAGTAGGCAAAGGTATGATCGCAAGACGTAAAGGCTGGACTTATATGAAAAGCGAGTGGCAATTAGCAAAATTAAAGCGACAATATCATTTTGATCATTGTGGTAATATTCTGTGGACGTGGTTCTTGCGGAGTGCAATTCGTTTATTGCCAAGAGATTTACTGAGCCTGGTATATAGTCTATTACATAGAAAAAAATAA
- a CDS encoding lipopolysaccharide biosynthesis protein: protein MKIERHLIQLISTTLLSSLLIMASSFLLARLLSVEDRGTLLLFVTSTAYLATLGTGGVGFALTLSMRQRQYQYWQGYMIAFLLYGLLASYIGLSFTEFQPFAFLFILNVGLTAIFNITLEKSKIDANMAVYRLLVLQQPFLSVLCYGLCYVIWGQQALDVVLGLLTFVALLQALFCLYYLAHIARKFQQQHQQLDKIQAKFFLTTWVKQNLFQLFGATVVNLDKFMIALLMNHYVLGLYAVCLAFDALITRFINSLADYYYSGLLNQVNRLKTVLAVISLLALGVIVVAPLLAAPVIKFFFGESYLEVAPLLLWFMLNAIIAGLGWLLSQNMLILGKQPALLLRQMLSILIFCGLFYLFQSYQLWGVAYALLGASVVRLIISIIYYYKYPVLWEKS, encoded by the coding sequence ATGAAGATTGAACGTCATCTTATCCAACTGATTAGCACCACCTTATTAAGTAGCTTGCTGATTATGGCAAGTTCCTTTTTGCTGGCTCGGTTATTATCCGTTGAAGACAGAGGAACTTTATTGCTCTTTGTTACCAGCACCGCCTATCTCGCCACTTTAGGCACAGGGGGAGTGGGCTTTGCCTTAACCCTCAGTATGCGACAGCGACAATATCAATATTGGCAAGGTTACATGATTGCATTTTTGCTTTATGGCTTGTTGGCGAGTTATATTGGCTTATCTTTTACCGAGTTTCAGCCTTTTGCCTTTTTATTTATCCTCAATGTTGGGTTAACGGCGATTTTTAATATCACATTGGAAAAAAGCAAAATTGACGCCAATATGGCGGTGTATCGCTTGTTGGTTTTGCAACAGCCTTTTCTTTCGGTGTTATGTTATGGGCTTTGCTATGTTATTTGGGGACAACAAGCACTGGATGTGGTGTTGGGGTTATTGACCTTCGTTGCACTGTTACAAGCCCTGTTTTGCCTGTATTATTTAGCTCATATTGCGCGTAAATTTCAGCAACAGCATCAGCAACTTGATAAAATCCAAGCGAAATTTTTTCTTACCACTTGGGTTAAACAAAATCTTTTCCAATTATTTGGGGCAACGGTAGTCAATTTAGACAAATTTATGATTGCCCTTTTGATGAATCATTATGTGCTGGGGCTTTATGCGGTATGCCTTGCTTTTGATGCGTTAATAACGAGATTTATCAATAGCTTAGCGGATTATTATTATTCAGGCTTACTTAACCAAGTTAATCGTTTAAAAACCGTATTAGCGGTTATATCGCTGTTGGCGCTTGGGGTGATTGTGGTTGCACCGTTATTGGCAGCACCTGTGATTAAATTCTTTTTTGGTGAAAGCTATCTTGAGGTTGCCCCCTTATTATTATGGTTTATGCTAAATGCCATTATTGCGGGATTAGGTTGGTTATTGTCGCAAAATATGTTGATCCTAGGTAAGCAACCTGCCTTGTTATTGCGACAAATGCTATCTATCTTGATATTTTGTGGCTTGTTTTATCTTTTCCAATCTTACCAATTATGGGGCGTTGCCTATGCGTTGCTTGGGGCGAGTGTGGTCAGGTTAATTATTTCAATCATTTATTATTATAAATATCCCGTATTATGGGAAAAATCTTAA
- the hemL gene encoding glutamate-1-semialdehyde 2,1-aminomutase: MNHSEQLFQQAQRVIPGGVNSPVRAFTGVGGTPVFMQKAKGAYITDSDGNDYIDYVGSWGPMVLGHNHPAIIQAVKSAVENGLSFGAPTELEIQLAELVCELIPSIDMVRMVSSGTEATMSAIRLARGYTQRDKIIKFEGCYHGHADSLLVKAGSGALTLGQPNSPGVPADFAKHTLTCSYNDLASVKQAFEQYPDEIACVIVEPVAGNMNCVLPQPDFLPGLRQLCDQYGAVFIIDEVMTGFRVALGGAQSHYNVTPDLTTLGKIIGGGMPVGAFGGKKEIMSHIAPLGGVYQAGTLSGNPIAMSAGLACLTELKKAGNQEKLAQLTEKLALGLKQLADKHKIPFSVNYVGGMFGLFFTDKAQITSYADVMSCDTERFKQFFHAMLAQGIYLAPSAFEAGFMSLAHTEQDIEKTLAAADKVFATL; this comes from the coding sequence ATGAACCATTCTGAACAATTATTTCAACAAGCCCAACGTGTTATCCCCGGCGGTGTTAATTCCCCTGTGCGTGCCTTTACTGGTGTTGGCGGTACACCTGTTTTTATGCAAAAAGCCAAAGGGGCATATATTACCGATTCTGACGGCAATGATTATATTGACTATGTAGGCTCTTGGGGACCCATGGTATTAGGGCATAATCACCCTGCGATTATTCAAGCGGTAAAAAGTGCGGTAGAAAACGGCTTAAGTTTTGGTGCACCTACCGAATTAGAAATTCAATTAGCGGAATTAGTGTGTGAATTAATCCCCTCAATAGATATGGTAAGAATGGTTAGCTCTGGCACAGAGGCGACAATGTCCGCCATTCGTCTGGCTCGTGGCTATACCCAACGTGATAAAATCATTAAATTTGAAGGCTGTTACCATGGGCATGCTGATTCTTTGCTCGTAAAAGCAGGCTCTGGTGCATTGACCCTAGGGCAACCTAACTCGCCCGGTGTTCCAGCGGATTTTGCTAAGCATACCCTCACTTGTAGCTATAATGATTTAGCTTCAGTAAAACAAGCCTTTGAGCAATATCCTGATGAAATCGCCTGTGTGATTGTGGAACCTGTGGCGGGTAATATGAATTGTGTCTTGCCACAACCTGACTTTTTACCCGGCTTAAGACAGCTCTGCGATCAATATGGGGCAGTGTTTATTATTGATGAAGTAATGACCGGTTTTCGGGTGGCGTTAGGTGGAGCACAATCCCATTACAATGTTACCCCTGATTTAACCACATTAGGTAAAATCATCGGTGGCGGAATGCCAGTAGGAGCTTTCGGTGGTAAAAAAGAAATTATGTCGCACATTGCCCCATTAGGCGGTGTTTATCAAGCTGGCACATTATCAGGCAACCCTATTGCCATGTCGGCAGGCTTAGCTTGTTTAACTGAACTGAAAAAAGCAGGCAACCAAGAAAAACTCGCTCAACTCACTGAAAAACTCGCTCTCGGTTTAAAACAGCTTGCGGATAAACATAAAATTCCTTTTAGCGTAAATTATGTAGGGGGTATGTTTGGTCTTTTCTTTACCGATAAAGCCCAAATTACCAGTTATGCTGATGTGATGAGTTGCGATACCGAACGCTTTAAACAATTTTTCCACGCCATGCTCGCACAAGGCATTTATCTTGCCCCTTCCGCCTTTGAGGCAGGTTTTATGTCCTTAGCCCATACGGAACAAGATATTGAAAAAACGCTAGCGGCGGCAGATAAGGTGTTTGCGACATTATAG
- a CDS encoding glycosyltransferase family 2 protein, whose translation MFSIIVPSYNRQSELLCLLQSLCEQSLQNFEVIVVDDCSNQPIRIAQSYPFKVSLIRNQHNQGPAQSRNIGAKSAVNNWLLFLDDDDRFVAEKCALLTQHIAQQPQVNFIYHPAICQMVNEGFCYQTKPYQDIQQLTLVNLLTANKIGGMPMLAVKKAFFVALGGLTPELNALEDYEFVLKAVKHKDFRPHFVAEALTLCRFQTQVMSVSKNIANTQQALNYIEQHYVQNKQQQQQFSQNRLAILAYPYLMSLSRRGAKYYYRMAFVQGFKPKMLVIAMIILLSPKLAVNLKRFI comes from the coding sequence ATGTTTAGTATTATCGTGCCTTCTTATAATCGGCAAAGCGAGCTTTTGTGTTTATTGCAAAGTTTATGCGAACAAAGCCTACAAAATTTTGAAGTGATTGTGGTTGATGATTGTTCCAACCAACCGATTCGTATTGCACAATCTTATCCTTTTAAGGTTAGCCTTATACGCAATCAACATAACCAAGGCCCAGCACAAAGCCGTAATATTGGGGCTAAAAGTGCGGTCAATAATTGGTTATTATTTTTAGATGATGATGATCGTTTTGTGGCGGAAAAATGTGCCTTATTAACCCAACATATTGCTCAACAACCGCAGGTTAATTTTATTTATCACCCTGCAATATGCCAAATGGTTAATGAGGGATTTTGCTATCAAACCAAGCCCTATCAAGATATTCAGCAATTAACCTTAGTTAATTTATTAACCGCTAATAAAATTGGCGGAATGCCTATGTTGGCGGTAAAAAAAGCCTTTTTTGTTGCTTTGGGGGGGCTAACCCCAGAATTGAATGCCTTGGAAGATTATGAATTTGTGCTTAAAGCGGTAAAACACAAGGATTTTAGACCGCACTTTGTGGCTGAAGCCTTGACCCTTTGTCGTTTTCAAACGCAAGTGATGAGTGTGTCAAAAAATATTGCCAATACTCAACAGGCACTGAATTATATTGAACAACATTATGTGCAAAATAAACAGCAACAACAGCAATTTTCCCAAAATCGTTTAGCCATTTTGGCATATCCTTACTTGATGAGCTTATCAAGACGAGGGGCAAAATATTATTATCGTATGGCATTTGTGCAAGGTTTTAAGCCAAAAATGCTGGTTATTGCTATGATTATTTTGTTATCGCCTAAATTAGCGGTGAATTTAAAAAGGTTTATCTAA
- a CDS encoding glycosyltransferase family 25 protein: MKKFLISLAKDSQRRQLFFAQADSQDVEIFSAVNMLDQSLQDLTSVFEQEKFRQRYQREVSRGEIGCTLSHLAVYQKICQDQQIDEQEFVLICEDDALWADNFAQYLNQIEQQQIETDILLLGQSKIASFNDKELEINYPTTLQCWRKPIMNSHYAYSYPYKNYFAGTVAYLIKKSACQRILQLCEQQPPYWLADDYPFFAQQGHIDVMLVRPLLCIENPQLASNLAPERQALDHHLLLKLAKYPLKKVMALWRNWRV; the protein is encoded by the coding sequence ATGAAAAAATTTTTAATTTCCTTAGCCAAGGATAGCCAACGGCGACAATTATTTTTTGCACAAGCGGATAGCCAAGATGTGGAAATTTTTAGTGCAGTAAATATGTTAGATCAGTCATTGCAAGATCTTACTTCAGTGTTTGAGCAAGAGAAATTTCGCCAACGCTATCAGCGAGAAGTGAGCCGTGGCGAGATTGGTTGTACCTTGAGCCATTTGGCGGTGTATCAAAAAATTTGTCAAGACCAACAAATTGACGAGCAAGAATTTGTGTTAATTTGTGAAGATGATGCCTTATGGGCTGATAATTTTGCTCAATATCTCAACCAAATTGAGCAACAACAGATTGAGACGGATATTCTGTTATTGGGGCAATCTAAAATTGCCAGCTTTAATGATAAAGAGCTTGAAATCAATTATCCTACCACCTTGCAATGTTGGCGTAAGCCCATTATGAACAGCCATTATGCTTATAGTTATCCTTATAAAAATTATTTTGCTGGCACAGTGGCTTATTTAATCAAAAAATCCGCTTGTCAGCGTATTCTACAACTTTGCGAACAGCAACCACCTTATTGGTTAGCGGACGATTATCCTTTTTTTGCCCAACAAGGGCATATTGACGTAATGCTAGTGCGTCCATTGCTTTGTATTGAAAATCCACAGTTAGCCAGTAATCTTGCCCCAGAGCGTCAAGCCTTAGATCATCATTTACTGCTAAAATTAGCCAAATATCCCCTTAAAAAAGTAATGGCGTTATGGCGAAATTGGAGGGTTTAA